Below is a window of Longimicrobium terrae DNA.
CGTTCTTCGATGCAGGGCCTTCGGCTTTTACCTCCCGCGATGGGTCGGGTTTGTGGACGGCAGCGGGACCGCCGTCCACAAAGTTTCAGGCATGGGCTCCTCGTTTACCTCCTCTGCAGTTTGGTCCGGCGCCCGAACGCCGCAGTGCGCATCCGCCGTCGGTCTCTCCACGGATTCCATCCGGGATCTCCTCGCGTTCACGTTCCTAATACGTATTGCGTCGCGTCTCTGAACTGCGGCGCCGCTTCTACTCGTTCAGCACGCGCGCGCTCGTCGGACGCGTGATCCTCGTTTACGGCGCAGCCTTGCGCCAGATGCTGTACCAGCCGCTACCCTCAAGGCGGGGGCGGCGGATCCCTGATCCTTTCAGCGCATTTAGAGCCCGCCTGCGGCACACCCGGTCAGGACTGCGTCTCGTAGAGTCCGCCCTTGATCGGTCCCGATCTCGGCAGCAACCATAAAGATGAACTGAAACATGACGCGCAACAACTCTAATTGACGGAATCAAGTCGCACTGGATAATCAGCATTGACATAGGCATCCCAGTGCGTGATTCCTGTAGCACCGCGCGCTCGGCCAAAGCGCTCACCGCAACAGGAGACGCATGGGTGATGACTGTATCAGAGGCAACTAAAGGGTTCCTGTTCCACTGCCGTTTCGAGAAAAACTTGAGTCCGAGCACGCTAAAGGCATACGAAGGCGACTTGAAACAGTTTGCGGGGTTCTTGACGGACCGTAGCCTAGTAGAGGATATGGGGGCGGTTGACAAGCCGTTGCTGCGGGATTTCATCCAGCATCTTTTCGCATCGATGCTGCCGAAGAGCGTAAAACGGAAAGTTGCGACCGTGAAGTCGCTGTTCCGCTATTTGGAGCGCGAGGAGATTGTCAAGATCAACCCGTTCCACAACATGGATATCCGGATCCGTGAGCCCCGCCGCCTTCCACGAACGATCCCACTCCCGACCCTGAAGCGTCTTTTCAAGTCATTGTACCACGTCAAGATTAATGACGTCTCCGAAGGTTCAGAGCGCGGTCGTCTGCTAGTTCGGGACATCGCTGTGCTGGAACTCCTCTTCGCGACCGCCGGGCGCATCACTGAGATTTGTAGCCTCAAGCTGGATGACGTAGATCTTCGGACAGGGCGAGTTCGGATCGCGGGAAAAGGTGGACGGGAGAGGCTAATTCATGTCTCCGATCCCGAGGTACTCTCCGCGTTGAATGCGTATCGTTCCACAATGCAGAGGTCCGAGCCGCATGGTTTCTTTTTTCTCAACCGCAATGGGAAGTGCTTGTCTGCTCATGCGGTCCGAATGCTTCTGCGCAAGCATGCCAAGGCCGCTGGAATCGCTCTCCACCTCACACCTCACATGATCCGACATTCGGTCGCAACCTGCCTTCTGGAGGACGGGGTTGACATCCGGTACATCCAGCACCTGCTGGGCCACACCTCTATTTCTACAACACAGGTATACACGCATGTCTCCGGCAAGCAGCACCGACGAGTGCTCAAGTCCCATCACCCGCGGCGGCGATTCCGAACCACAGGGTAGTTCGATTAACGGGACTGTGGCTTTTCGAGTCGCGGGATCTTAGATTCAGTCTAAAGCCAGAGCGCGGTGGCTGCACCGCGCCCCACTCCGCTACGTTGGATAACAAGGAATTACCCTACATGCGCAACTATCACAAAATTGACATGGCATCAACCAAGTGGTTGACGACCCATTTCCTTGCCAAGTCCGCTTTCCGGATTCGCAGCCTCGCCTCACTGCCAATCCAGAACGGTGCCAAAGTTCTCGACCTATGCTGCGGCCCCGGTCTTTACATCCCGTACCTGCTCGACTTGGTTGGGCCGGCAGGCCATGTAACCGGTGTAGATCGAGATCCTGTCTCTCTGGATGCTGCCCATCAGCGGCTTTCCGTATTACCAAACAAGAACTGGAGGCTAGAGCAATCATCGTTCGAGGACTTTGTTCCTCGTATCAGTGATTATGACGTCGTGATCATATTCAACAGCATCGGTTACTTCTCAAATCCATACGCCGTGGTCGAAGACATCGCTCAACGACTCACATCCGGCGCGATGATCGTGATAAAAGATTTCGATCTTGAGAGCTTTTTCTTCCAGCCACGAGATTGTACGATGTGGGCAGACCTAATCAATTCGGCAAAAAAAATGAACGACGATGAGAATCCAGTGTGTTATGATAATTTCTTTGGAAGAAAAGTCCACAGCCTCCATCGAGCGTACCCGTTCAAGACTCATGTGAATGAAACGTGGACACAATACATGCACTTCCCGTTTAACGAACTTGAACAGGAGTATATCTGGAGAAATATAGAGTGCCTGCTGAACCAGGCAGGCAGCAGTTGTCCCTCCAGTGCGGAAATATACTTCAAGAAGTTATTCTATCCGTCAGAACCGAAGTTTTTCAGCAACCCAGACTCAATGTTTGTCGAGGTGGAGTATGTCACGCAGTTGACGGTATGAGCAAGTCTCCGCGAGGCTTGTCTAGTACGGAGTGTAGCTTCTTCAGAAAGGGCTCCAGTTCACGGTGCACAATAGCGTTTGCGACGATGCCTGCCCTAGAATTAATCTGCTCTTTGAAAACTTGGAAAACTGGGCCGAACACGGCGACGCCGCCCAAAATGCTTAGCACGGCGTCCAACACGCCGCCGAGTGCAGAGATGTCGGTGTCTTTCGCTGCCGATTTGAAGATCTCGGTAATCAACTCATCCATGACTTGATTATTCGTGAGTAACTCGTGTGCTTGAGGGTGGAGTGCGACCCAGCAGACGCTGGATGCGGCTGCTATGTATTCATGATAACGCTCTTTGAAGCGGCCCCAATCGCCGTTGCGAATCTGTGTCAATTGCTTCACCTCTACAGCAAGGATCTTGCTAAGCATTTTCGGCCCGAAGCGCCGCAGCAGGAAACGTTGGAATAGATCCGGAGAGTACAGGGTAGTTACTGTCGTCTGCTGGTTGAAAGCAAGTGACAGCGTAGTCAACGGAAGGCGAATCCGACTTGTGTGGATAGGAATCATCGGGGCATAGTGCTGTGCACAATACTGGTGCCAGCTTACGTAATAACTGTGAAAAAACGAGTCAGCTTTCTCTGGGTTGTGCAGTTTGTCTATGAAAGGGAAGAGTTCCATCGTCCCAACATAACCCACGGAATCTTGGGTTCGATCGATCAGGTCAGTCAGAGAACTGATTTCATCGACCTCAAAGGGCCCTTCAGAGCGCAGGACCAGAGGACGCAGATAGCCGATGTGCTCATGCTCACCCATGCTGGGTTCGCGCACCACCCAACCCGCTATTCGTGATAGCGACAACAGATGGTCAACATACCACTTCTCTTTCAGATCGGGCCGGTAAATAGAAGAATACTCGGCCTGGTTACGCATCATGTCAGTGTTGAACGAGGATCCCCAACCGGCTAATACAATGATACCCTGTTCAACCAAGTCTCTGAACCAAGGAGATGCGACAACGGAACAGACCACATCTTTTGAAAGATAGCGGGTGAACGCCAAGACGTTGTCGGTGCAGATAATGATTTTATCGAAATACAGGGAGAGGAGAAATAAATTTTTCTTGTGGTAGAGTACCTCTTCATCGTGGAAAGTAGGCTCATACTGCTGTGGCGTTAGATAACGTGGATTCATATGGCTGAGATCGTTGTAAATAGCGCATCTAGCATGAATACTTAACTCCTCTAGCGAGATCAGCATAATTCCTTGTTATCCAACCCACTCTCCTGACTTGCAGATTGCTACGCGCGCAGTACGTTCGAGAATGGAAGGGCATCTCGGCTACCGCAGGGCATCCTTATCCCATATGTCCATCCGGTCATAGCATGAGCCAGGAATACACTTCCTGACTCCGAGCGGGATCTGCCACCGCACGCCAACTTATGCAGGCGCTGTTAACCGCTCCCGGCTGGTGAATCGCTTCTTAAAGAATGGAGGGTGGGACCTCTGTGTCAAAGCAGGACGACGAGATCACCTATGTCTTCACCCTCTGCCTGGATGCGTGCCAATCCCATGCGATACGCGAATAGCACGTCTTTTCCGGCTCCGATTGCCCTGTAGAAGCCAGTAGAAAACGCCACCGCTGCCTTGTCGGGAATCTTGGCACGAGTGCCGATCACGTGCGGAATGTATTCACGGATGGCACGTGCCTGGGGTTCGGACCAGCACGCGTTCAAGACCACACAGCTTACCGTTTCTTGAAACAGCGCAAACAGGGTAGCGAGTGCTTTGCCGGCGACCAGATGCGGATTACCAGCGGCGTCCCGCAACACTACGCCTTCAGCCAAGCCATGCCCGGAGAAATGAACGATCGTAGGCGGTGTATCCAGCATCGCCTGCATCATGTCGTCGATGGTTGCTGCCATAACTGGTGTAAGCTTCAATCGATCACGTTCCTTGGCCAGCCGAAGGTTGGATTGTATCTGGCTTAATTCCCGCTCTAAATCCAACGGCGCATCGACAGAGTTGGCGGCCAAGAAGAGAATGTGGACCTTACCTCGCTCCGGGCCACTGACCTCCGTTTTTGCCTCCGTGACGGCTTCGGCCAATTCCTCGTTCCGTAAATCAAGAAGAGAGCTGAAGGCATTGCGCGCGCTCGCAGTTGCATGATCACCTTCTGTCCGTGGCCCCGTAATGAAATCGTTGGCCACTCTGCTCAGCAGTGATTGCAGGAAT
It encodes the following:
- a CDS encoding tyrosine-type recombinase/integrase, which codes for MTVSEATKGFLFHCRFEKNLSPSTLKAYEGDLKQFAGFLTDRSLVEDMGAVDKPLLRDFIQHLFASMLPKSVKRKVATVKSLFRYLEREEIVKINPFHNMDIRIREPRRLPRTIPLPTLKRLFKSLYHVKINDVSEGSERGRLLVRDIAVLELLFATAGRITEICSLKLDDVDLRTGRVRIAGKGGRERLIHVSDPEVLSALNAYRSTMQRSEPHGFFFLNRNGKCLSAHAVRMLLRKHAKAAGIALHLTPHMIRHSVATCLLEDGVDIRYIQHLLGHTSISTTQVYTHVSGKQHRRVLKSHHPRRRFRTTG
- a CDS encoding class I SAM-dependent methyltransferase, translating into MRNYHKIDMASTKWLTTHFLAKSAFRIRSLASLPIQNGAKVLDLCCGPGLYIPYLLDLVGPAGHVTGVDRDPVSLDAAHQRLSVLPNKNWRLEQSSFEDFVPRISDYDVVIIFNSIGYFSNPYAVVEDIAQRLTSGAMIVIKDFDLESFFFQPRDCTMWADLINSAKKMNDDENPVCYDNFFGRKVHSLHRAYPFKTHVNETWTQYMHFPFNELEQEYIWRNIECLLNQAGSSCPSSAEIYFKKLFYPSEPKFFSNPDSMFVEVEYVTQLTV
- a CDS encoding CHAT domain-containing protein, producing the protein MGEYLVQEKKAHDLSRNPAFASFQFLGCRMSSAVLELIALCDADGLSEGDILRLSDDFFELVLRLPHDFGFKFRGRLPNGLLGFVFTDGCPEYMARFIARQTRISHAAETGGVSVAWCIDAYNRRIHTHDNPVSIVPPVIVAARNVYPGLEFLQSLLSRVANDFITGPRTEGDHATASARNAFSSLLDLRNEELAEAVTEAKTEVSGPERGKVHILFLAANSVDAPLDLERELSQIQSNLRLAKERDRLKLTPVMAATIDDMMQAMLDTPPTIVHFSGHGLAEGVVLRDAAGNPHLVAGKALATLFALFQETVSCVVLNACWSEPQARAIREYIPHVIGTRAKIPDKAAVAFSTGFYRAIGAGKDVLFAYRMGLARIQAEGEDIGDLVVLL